The following are encoded together in the Anabrus simplex isolate iqAnaSimp1 chromosome 5, ASM4041472v1, whole genome shotgun sequence genome:
- the 140up gene encoding RPII140-upstream gene protein, producing MLGKIPVRKYLISSILPFQLFDHDKISEDSKPPRSYYEQIQENETGWDRLHTMFSIDEFGNMSPELHSSFQATFLGLFIGACYGGFVRSRIAYLDFMERNEATTFKSHLDAKKQLQDRVTVGFAKGAFQWGWRLGLFSGSYVLISTSISVYRGKSSMVEYIVAGAVTGSCYKMNMGARGMLVGGLLGSLLGTFAGGVSLALLKATGMTMEEVRFWQYRWKDSRLKQTHKLFKDYKAADDPPLLTHHNEKFKTSEGLLESLDSSSVVTDAAQK from the coding sequence ATGCTTGGGAAGATTCCGGTCAGAAAATATCTTATAAGCAGCATTCTGCCGTTTCAGTTATTTGATCATGACAAAATATCAGAAGATTCTAAACCTCCTCGCTCGTATTATGAGCAAATACAAGAAAATGAAACTGGATGGGACAGACTTCACACGATGTTCAGTATTGATGAATTTGGAAATATGAGCCCGGAATTGCATTCATCTTTCCAGGCGACTTTTCTTGGCCTGTTTATTGGTGCCTGCTACGGCGGATTTGTTCGCTCTAGAATAGCTTACTTAGATTTTATGGAACGAAATGAAGCTACTACGTTTAAAAGTCACTTGGACGCTAAGAAACAGTTGCAAGACCGAGTCACTGTTGGTTTTGCCAAAGGAGCCTTTCAGTGGGGCTGGCGATTAGGACTTTTCTCTGGATCTTATGTTTTAATTTCAACTTCTATTTCTGTCTACCGTGGCAAGTCAAGTATGGTAGAGTACATCGTCGCTGGTGCAGTGACTGGAAGTTGTTATAAAATGAATATGGGAGCCAGAGGAATGCTTGTTGGTGGTCTTTTGGGGTCTCTTCTTGGTACATTTGCAGGAGGCGTGTCCTTGGCTCTCCTTAAAGCTACTGGTATGACAATGGAAGAAGTGAGATTTTGGCAATATAGATGGAAAGATTCCCGACTGAAACAGACTCATAAATTATTCAAAGATTATAAAGCTGCAGATGACCCACCTTTGCTGACTCATCACAATGAGAAATTCAAGACGTCAGAAGGTCTTCTGGAATCCCTGGACAGTTCTTCAGTAGTAACTGATGCTGCTCAGAAATAG